The Candidatus Binatus sp. sequence CGATCCCGATGGAATCGAGTTCGGGCGGGGGCTGGTTAATTATCCGGCGGCAGACGTCGTGAAAGTTGCGGGGCGCCGTTCGAGCGAAATTTCGCAACTGCTCGGCTACAAGGTTGCCGATGAGATCATCCATCGCGATAATTTCGTGCTGATGAAGGAACTCGCGTAACGACGCCGATGCCACTCGAAGCCGACACGATTGCGACGCTGAAGAAGGTGTGGATGAGCGCGCCGCAGATGGCGCTCGCGAGCACCGAGCAAAAGAACGCGGCGCTGAAAACGCTGGCGGCGGCGATCCGATCGTCGGCGGCGAAAGTCGTCGAGGCAAACAAACGAGATCTGAAACGCGCGAGCGACGACGGCCGCGGCGGCGCGTTCGTCGAGCGCCTCACGCTGACGCCGGCGCGAATCGAAGCGATGGCCAAAAGCGTCGAGGAGGTCGCGGCGCTGGCGGACCCGGTCGGCAACGTGATCGAGAAATGGCGGCGACCCAACGGTCTCGAGATCGCCAAGGTCCGCGTGCCGCTCGGCGTGATCGCGATCATTTACGAATCGCGCCCCAACGTTACGATCGATGCGGGCGCGCTGGGCTTCAAGGCCGGCAACGCGATCGTCCTGCGCGGCGGCAAGGAGGCGCTCGAGAGCAACGCGCGCCTCGCCGATTTGATCGGTTCATCGCTGGAGCAGCACGGCTTGAACCTCGATGCGGTGACGCTGATCCGCAATCCGGATCGCGAGGTGATTCAAATTTTGAAGCGGCACCCTGAGCTGATCGATCTGATCATTCCGCGCGGGGGAAAAGCGCTGAAGGAAGCGCTCGAAGGATCGGCGGTGCCGTTGCTGCCGCACTTCGACGGTCTCTGCCACACCTACGTCGATCGCGGCGCCGATCTGAAAATGGCGGAGGAGATTTGCTTCAACGCCAAATGCAGCCGGCCTTCGGTCTGCAACGCGATGGAGAATCTACTGGTTCATTCCGCGGTCGCCGACGCGATCCTGCCGCCGCTCGCGGCGCGGATGAAATCGGCGGGCGTTGAACTTCGCGGCGACGAGCGAACGCGCCGAATCGTGCGCGACGCCCGGCCTGCCAGCGACGAGGACTGGGACACCGAGTACCTGGACTTGATCCTGTCGGTGAAGATCGTCGATTCGATCGACGAAGCGATTGCGTTTATCGGGCGCCACGGATCGCATCTGGCGGACGCAATCGTCACCGACGACGCGAAGGCCGCGGCGCGCTTTGAACGCGAGGTCGATTCCGCTACGGTTTACGTTAATGCCTCGACGCGATTTACCGACGGTTTCGAATTCGGCTTCGGCGCCGAGACCGGCATCTCGACCAATCGTCTGCACGCGCGGGGGCCGATGGGACTTAACGAATTGACGACCTACAAGTACGTGATCCGGGGCTCCGGGCAAGTCCGACTTTGAAGCGATCAAACTCAGCACGATGCGCGTAGGACTGTTCGGCGGCAGTTTCAATCCGATTCATTTCGGCCATCTGCGGGCGGCCGAGGAAGTTCGCGAAGCGCTCTCTCTCGACTTGGTTTATTTTGTGCCAGCTGCGTCGCCGCCGCACAAAGTCGAGGGCGAACTTGCGCCGGGCGAGCATCGCTTGCAAATGGTGCGCCTCGCGACGAAGGGCAATCGCCACTTCATGACTTCGGACGTCGAGATTCGGCGCACGGGACGTTCGTATTCGATCGAAACGATACGCCATTATCTCGCGACGCTGCGCCAGCCGGCGACGCTCTTCCTGATGATGGGCGCGGATCAATTCGCGGAGCTCGAGACGTGGAAGGATCCCGACGAGCTGACGCGGCTTTGCAACATCGCGGTTCACACCAGATTAATGACGCGGGAGCAGACGCAGCCGCGCGTTTCATTTGCCGCGCTGAAACGGTTTGGCTACACTCAAAAAGAAGATCATTACGTGCATCCGAGCGGGCAAACGCTGTCATTCGTCGATACCACTTTTTTTCCTATTTCAGCGACCGAAATTCGCCGCAAGCTCCAGCGCCACGAATCGATCAATTACCTGCTGCCGGGCGACGTGGTGGATTATATCCAGCGCCACGCACTCTACTGAGGAGTGAAATTCTGCTGAAGTATCGTCGCCAATACCTGCCGAAGCCGAATCACACAACGCACCTGTTCGCTGCGGTTTGCAGAATTTGAATTCGATCGAAAAGGCATACGCCGTAGTCGAAGCGGCGCTCGACAAGAAGGCCTACGATCTGGTGGTGCTCGAAGCGGAGCATCTGAGTTCGATTGCCGATTACTTCGTGGTGGCGACGGGGCGCTCGGACGTGCAGGTGCAGGCGATCGCGCGCGGGATCGAGGAGCGGATGTCGAAGGAAGAGCAGCGTCCGCTGGCGATCGAGGGTTTCCAGCATGCGCACTGGATCGTGCTCGACTACGACGACATCGTGGTGCATCTGTTTTACGAGCCGGCGCGCGAGTTCTATCGGCTCGAAACCAACTGGATTGATTCGCGTGAAGTGAAGCTGCCCGAGCCGTTCCGCACGCAGGCGCGCGAGCTTCGGCTCCGCGCCAACGCTTAGAAAAGAATTACGCGACGCCGCGAATCGCGTGCGCGATCCAGACGAGGATCACCGCGCCGATTGTCGCAACCACGATCGCGCCGATCGCGCCGCTCGGTCCCGGCACGTTGAGTTCGGCAAAGATCCAGCCGCCGACCACCCCGCCGACGAGTCCGAGCACCAAATCGCCGATTAGTCCGAAGCCCCTGCCCCGTATGAGTTTTCCGGCGAGCCATCCGGCGACCAGGCCGATTACAATCGCTCCAAGCATGGTGTCCTCCTAACGAATAGCTTTGGACAGCGCAGCGCATTTCTTTTCGGGATTCTTTCGACTTCGGCGGCCTCTGCTCTGAATAACAAGTGGCGGCATTGTTCGGGATGCCCGAGCGTAATGTCGGGAGAGATGCTGTGGCCATCGATCCGGCACCCTCACCCGCCTCTCTATCGTAGAGCGATTCGGCCCTTCGGCCCGAAGTCGGCTTCGCGGCTGGCGCGCTTCGGCGACCTCTCCCGCAACGAAGCGGGCGAGGTATAGGACGGCAGCCTCCGCCTTGTGATGAAATAGTCGTGAAGCCACTCATCCACGAAAAGTTCACAGACTCTCAGGATGTTGGAAAGGCGGCCTTGCTGGGATGACGGCGCGGGCGAAGCCGTTCCGTGTCATCCCGAGCGAGCGAAGCGACGAGGGAACCCGGATCCGGGATTTCTCACTGCGTTCGAAATGACACGGAAAGAGATCACTCATCAAGGAAAATTCACAGACTCTCAGAATGACGAGAGTCGATCGAGTCGTTGTCGGCGACCAGTTCCTGCACGAAAGATCACGCGGCCATCGCCGGGCATCGGCGCGCTACTTTTTTTGTTCCATCGGAGCGCCGCAACACTTGACCGTGCCGGCGCCGCCCTTGGTGACGATTACCTGGGAGCTGCACTTGCCGCAGATGTAAACCTTGCCGAGCTGATTTGCCATTTTGATCTCGATCCTTTCCTGAGGTTGATGCCGGAGGTTCAAGCGCCTCTGAATAACGGTTTACGCTTTTCGAGGAAAGCGCGCACGCCCTCGGCGCGGTCGGCTGTCGTTTGTAGCAGGGCGTACAAGTCTTCCTCAAGCCTGATGCCCTGTTCGAGCGTCATGTCGTAGCCCTTGAGCACCGCGTCCTTGACGAGGCGCGCGGCGAGCGGCGCGCGGCTCAAGATTGCCTGCGCGACGCGTCCGCTGACCTGGGCGAGGTCGGCGCGATTCTTCGCGAGATAGGCGACCAAGCCGAGCCGCAGCGCCTCGTCGGCTCTGAGAGCCGTTCCGGTGAGCATCATGCGGAGCGCGCTGGCGGCGCCGATCAATCTCGGCAAGCGCTGCGTCGCGCCGAAATGCGGCATCACTCCATGCTGCATCTGCGCGATCGCGAAACGCGCGGACGATATCGCGATCCGGATGTCGGCCGCCATCGCGAGTTCCAATCCTTCGTCGAAGGCGTCGCCGTTGATGATCGCGACGGTGGGCTTCGAGAGCACCGCGAGCGATTCGACGATTCGCGGATCGACGCCATCGTCGAAGCCGACGCAGAAATTCGCGCCCGCGCCGGTGATCGCGAGCATCCGCGAGCTGTCGTCGTCCTCGACCTGCTCGATCAGGTCGAGCAGGCGGCTTGCCATCGCGGGCGTCAGCGTCGCGCGGGCGCCGCGAAATCGCATCGTGGCGGTGACGCATCCGCTGGCATCGGCGACCTCGATCGACGAATCGGCAGTGGCGCCGCGCGAGTCGGGTGAAGTCTTTTTGATGCGTCGAGGCGTCAGACGGCTCCGCCGGGGGCGCGCAGATCCTTGCGCAGAATTTTGCCGAGCGGATTTTTCGGCAACGCTTCGATGAACTCGATCGTTTCGGGACGCTTGAAGCTCGCGAGACGGCTGCGGCAAAACTCGGCCAGGTCCGCTTCGGTCACCGGCGGCGATTTGTGCGGGACTACGAAGGCCTTGACCGTTTGCCCCCATTCGACCGACGGCACGCCGATCACGGCGCATTCATCGACCGCCGGATGACTCATCAGTACGGTCTCGATTTCAGCCGGAGCGATATTTTCGCCGCCGCGGATAATCATGTCGTCCTTGCGGCCGGCAAAAAACACGTAGCCCTCGTCGTCGAGCCAGCCGAGGTCACCGGTGGCGCGCCATCCGTCGGGCAATCGCGCGTCGTCGTCGCGGCCAGCGTAGCCCTTCATGATGCGCGGGGTGCGGATGATGATCTCGCCGACTTCGCCAGCGGAGAGAAATTTGCCGTCGTCGTCGCGCACCTTGATTTCCACGTCGGGCAGCGGTTTGCCGATCGAGTTGAGGCGCTTCAACTTCAACTCGATCTCGGCGGCGGTGCCTGCCAATCGATGATCGTCAGGGCCGAGGATCGTGAGCGACGAAGTGGTTTCGGTCTGGCCGTAAGCATTCACGAAGCCGACTTTTGGCGGAAAGACTTCAATCGCGCGGCGGATCACCTGCACCGGCATCGGCGCGCCGCCATAGGCGAGATTCGTGAGGCTCGAAAAATCGGTCGAGGCAAAGCCGGGTTCGTCGATCAATTGCTTCATCATCGTGGGGACGACGAAGGCGTGCGTGACGCGTTCGCGCTGGACGATCTCAAGCCATGATTTGGGATCGAACTGGGACATCACGATCAGCTTGCGGCCGGTCCAGATGTTGGTCATGTACGCCGTGGTTCCCGCGATGTGATAAAACGGCACGCACACCAGCGCGACGCCGCGATCGGTGCCGTCGGCCATCTCGACGTTGGCGGTGACGTAGGCGGCGAAATCGCGGAAGCGGAGCATCACGCCCTTCGGCAGCGAGGTCGTCCCGCTGGTGTACATCAGGATCGAGATGTCCTCGTCCTCGACTTCGGCTTCGGCGTCGTCGGGCTCGGCCTTTGCGAGCAGAGGCTCGACATGCCGCATCCCGCTCGCTTCGTTGCCGAGCGCGACGATCTGCGCGACCTTCAGCCGCGGCCTGATTCGGTCGATCAACTCTGCGTAGCGATCGCCGACCAGCAGCAGCCGCGTGTTGGCGGTGTTGATCATGTACTCGAGTTCGGCGTCCTTGGCGCGGTAGTTGAGCGGCAGGAAAGTCAGGCCGGCTTTGGCGGCGGCGTAGTAGCATTGGATATACAAATCAGAGTTGGTATCGAGCACCGCGAGCACGTCGCGCGGCTGCAAGCCGAGTTGCTTGAACACCGCACACAGGCGCGACACGCGATCATTGAGTTCCGCGTACGTCAGCCGCCGATTGCCGAACACCAGAATTTCCTGATCCGGCACGATCGACGACGGGATCGTCACGAAGTTAACCGTATTCACAGAAACGTCCTCCTGGGCGCCGATTCATCTGCGCCGCGCAGCCGGTCGATGCCCGCTACGCGCCGCTCGATCCGCCACCATCGCCAGTCTCTTCGCCAAGCGCCGTTCGAGGTCGAGGCCGTCCCTCAGCGGCAACTCAAGACCTCCCCACACGGCCAGCTTGAGCATCGCCGAATGCGCGCGCGGCAACCGTCCGACCTCGCGCGCGAGTTGCAGCGACGCGCGATCGAGGTGGGCAGCCGGGACCACATCGGCGACCAAACCTACAAGTAGCGCTTCCTCTGCGTCAATCCAACGCCCGGTGATACACAGATCGAGCGCGCGGCCGAGGCCGAGTCGGCGCGGGGCGGTCTGTGTGCCTGCGACGCCGGGGATCATGCCGGCGCCGGTCTCGGGCAGGCAGATTTTCGTGTCGTCGGCAGCGATCGCGAAGTCGCAGAGCAGCGCCATCTCGAGGCCGCCGCCGACGGTGTAACCGTGAAGGGCGGCAATCGTCGGGATTGGCAGCGCGCGCATCGTGCCCCAGACGTCGCGGCGAAAGCGCACCCATCGCGCGACGATCGGCGACGGCGCCATGCCGAATTCCGCGAGGTCGCCGCCGGCCGAGAACGCCGGACCAGCGCCGCGCAGCACCATCGCGCGCACCTCAGAGTCGTCGTGGATCGCGCCGAGCACGCCGAAGAGTTCGTCGCGCATCGCCATGTTGTAGGCGTTGAATTGCCGCGGACGGTTCAGCGTGACGAGCGCGATTGGCCCGCGCCGATTGTACAGAACCGCGCGATCGCTGCTCGCCATCAGGACTTAACCCGAGTGCAGGTCGGCGCTGTCGCTGCTGGCGACGGCCGGGCGTCCGCGTTCATAAACGACTTTGCCGGCGACGATCGTGATATCGACGCTGATGTTCATCAGATCGGCCGGCGGCAGCGCGAGCGGATCGCGCGGCAGGACAATCAGGTCGGCAAGATAGTCGGGTTCGATCGCGCCGGTGTCGAGTCCAGCGAGGCGCGCGGCTTCGGTGGTGAAAAGCGCGAACGCGTCGATCGGAGCAAGCGCTTCCGCGACGCCCATCTCGGCGCCATCGACGGTCGTGCGCGAGATTGCCGCGGCGATCGCCGCGAAGGGGCGCGCAGGCGTGACTGGCGCGTCGGTCGCGCCGGCCAGCTTGATACCGGCGTCTTTCAGGCTCCGCGCGCGATAGAGATACGGAATCAGGCCCGGCTCCTCGGCGTACTTAGGCCCGCGAAAATGGATGAAGCCGGGATTGGTCACGACCCACGCGTCGAGCGCCGCGAGCCGATCCACATAGTCAGGCGGGATCATTCCGCCGTGCTCGATGCGCAGATTCGGCATCGCGCGATCGCCGGGAATCTGCGGGCGGGCCAGTTCGAGCGCGGCAAGCGTTTCTTCGAGTTCCTCGACTTCGGTGACGTGAAATGCGCAATCGAGGCCGCGCGTGAGCGCGAGGCGCACTGGCCGCGACAGGCCGGCGCGATCGTAAGGATAGCCCGGCATGAACTTCACGCCAGCGAGCGCGATTCCCGCCGCGTGCGCGACCTTAGCGCAGTGATCGATTGAATCGAGATGCTGCGCGCCGGCCATCACGCCGACGCGCTGCGTGATCGCATTCGCCTGCACGAGCTTGGCGAAGAGTTCGAACTCCGCCGAGCCGTTGCGCGTGGTCGCGTCGGTGAAAGTGGTCACGCCGGCGGCCGAGAGTTCGCGGCTCATCACGCGCGCGCGCGATTCGAGTTCGGAACGCGTCACGAGCGGCAGATGCTGCGTCACCCAGGTTTCCATCCCGACCACGAGGCCGGTCAGTTTGCCGGCGCCGTCGCGGAATAGCTGCGCGCCCTCGGGCGGCGCGAAATTCGGCGCTTCCAGACCGAGCAGATTGATCGCGCGGGAGTTGAGCCAGGTCGCATGCAACGTCTGATGGCGCAACCGGAGCGGATTTTTCGGCAGTGCCTGGTCGAGCTCGGCGCGCGTCGGTCCGCGCCGCTCGTACATCAGCGCCTCGTCGCAGCCGAACGCGCGGAGCCAGTTGCCGGGAGGAGTCTTGCCCGCCGCGACGCGCAAGTCGGCGAGCAAGTCGCCGACACTGCGGCATCGTTGCACGGAGAGTCCAGTCGCCGCGGCGGCCGCTTCGAGGAAGTGGAGATGCGAATCGATAAAGCCGGGAGCGACGGCGCGTCCCGCCAGTTTGATCAAATGAGTGCGCGGGCCGACCATCGATTTGAGGTCGGCGAAATTTCCGAGGGCGAGAATCTGACCGCCGGAGATCGCGACCGAATCGCTCTCGGGGTGGCCCACGACCACGCCCTCGTGGAGCATCAGGTCGGCTTTCCCGGCTATCGCAGCCAATGTTCGATCAGTCCTCGGCGCGCGACGATCGCGCGGACCGGATCGTCAATCCGACGACGGCAGCGGTTTGGCTTCCTTGATTCTCATCTCGGCGTCGCAACAATCGAGCGCTCCCGTTCCCGCCTTGTTGCAGAGCACTTCGGTGCCGCACTTCTCGCACATGTAACGTTTTCCCAGCGTGTTTGCCATTCTGACCGCTCCTCACATCCAGGCGCGAACGCCTGCTTGAATATCTAAAGTATCGGTTGAACTCGGTTAAATAACGATTCCCGCGCTCGCGAACATTATCTAGCGAAAACATTTCGATCATGCGAACGGCAAATCACTCACCGTCGCGCCACCGCTGTCCGCGATCGAAACGCGAGTGCCCGGCGTCCATGCGCTATGATGCAAAATCGCGAGCGCAATCGCGCCGAACCGCGGCGACCATGCGACGCTGCTCAAGCGGCCGACTTCTTTTCCCTGCAAACTCACGACGGCGCCGCGCTCGGCGATGCTCTCCAATCCAAGTCCCCGCAGGCGTTTTTTCAAAGCGCCGCGCGCGGTTGCGCGCTCGATTGTCTCCTGCCCGACGTAGCATCCCTTGTTGAACGAGATCGCGCGATTAAGCCGCGCCTCGAGTGCGATCGTCTTGTCGGTTGTATCGACGCCGATTCGCGCGATTCCGTTTTCGACGCGGATTATTTCAGTGACTGTGGCGTCGATCAGTCGGACGGCGGGCATTTGATCGATCATGCTCGCGACGATCGATGCGGCGGTGGCGCTTGGCACGATCACGCTGAATGCCGGCGCGCCGTAACGCGGCATCCTGCCGACGATCATCTCGATCGTCTCCGATGTCTTGGCGGACGTTTTGCCGTTGTGCGACCAAATCTTCTCGAGCGACAACGCCTCGCCTGCGACGAGCTGCACGGCCGCGGCTGCCTTCGGACCCTCGACATCGATTATCGAAAGTTCAAGTTCATCTTCAAATTCCACGTCGTCGGCAACCAGCAGACGCTCGAGATGCGCGCGGGCGCGACTCCACGCTTCAGCCTCGATATCGAGCAGCAACGCGTCGTCCGTCACCCAGATGAAAAGGTCCGCGATCACGTGCGCATGCTCGGTGAGAATCAGCGCCGGCAGGATCGCGCCGGGCGCGGCGCCTTTGACGTCCGCACTGCACATCCCATGGAAGAAAGTCACGCGATCGTCACCGATCACCCGCACGATTTTTCTCTCGCCGAAAATTCGCACGCCCGCGCCGCCGACAACTGCCGCGTAGTCGGCCTCGAGCCCGCTGGCCGCGCCGTTCGCACTATCTTTCGATTCCACGCTGTTCACGATCCTTAGAGCTTATCCGATATGGGAATCGACCGCTATTTAGGCGGTTCTTTTATGCGCGGTCATCTGAATATAATCCGAACCAACACGGAGGGAAAAAATGATGGGCGCATTCATTCTTGGTCTGATCATCGGCGCCGGCGGCGCTCTGATTTTGCTAATCTACGACGAAGGTGAAGTGTTCCTTAAACTTTCGCGGCGAATCAAGGCGTCGGTCGAGCGCTATCGCCAATCGTCGTAGGACGCGCGAACTCGAGTGAGAATCACGGGGGAAAATCTGCGCCGCGGAGCGCGAATCATTACTGCATTGTCGCGCTGCTGCGCGATTCTCGGGTTACTGCTGCTCGCGACCCCCCCCGTGTCGAGCGCCGACGACATGCAAGCGACCGCCTCGCAGTTGAGCGACAATGCGTTTCGCCTGCTGAATTCGATCAACACCGGAGCGGGCAAGGCAGGACCGATTCTCGCTCCCGTCGCGAGCTTGGCGGGCGACGCGCAAACGCTTTCGGCGGCGTTGACGGCCAACGACCGCGACGAGGCGAGCCGCGCGATGACTTCGATCCTGAGCGATCGCGCGCAAATCAATTCGCTCACGGCCAGCGGTTCGAACGGTATGAATCTCGCCGAATGGAATGCGCTGAAATCGCAAATCAGCGAGCTTGAAAAAAATATTCCGGCGGCCAAGGTTGCGCCCGCGTCGGTGACCAGCCGGGCCGCGACGCTGTCATCAATCGCACCGCCGTCGGCCGAGAGGCTTCCCGCAGCGCCGAAGATCCAGATCGCGTCGCGGGTTTTCAAAGAAGGGGCGGTGCGCGTGAAAGGATTTCTGCAAGGCACCGATCTCAAATCGGCGGGCATCTACGACGGCGAGCAGAAGAGCAGGGATATCGACGTCGCGAGTACGCGCGGCGAGCAGCGGGTAAATTTCGATTTTACGATCAGGAGTCCGTCGCCCGCCGAATCGATTCGGGTGTCTGATTCCTATGGCCGCGAGGCGCATGCGACGGTCGCGCCGGACGCCTCGATGGCGGCGGCGACGCATGGGCGCGAGGAGTTGATCGAAGTCGAGCCGGGCGCCGGCAGCGGCGGCAGGACGATCGAGGGACCGATCGCGTCGAGCGGTCCCGCACCGCGCAACAACACCGCGGAGATTCCGCGCCCGGGCGACGCGGATTCGCCGTCGCGGCGGCGGATGGGCGCCGGTCCTTCGCTCGGCGGACTTACCGACGTGCAGATCAACGTGATCGACGCGGAAGAGGTGATGGGCGCGCCGGGCAACGTCGAAGTGGTCGGACAGATCGCGGGGCGCGGCGTGAAGCGCGCGGGCGTCTATGTGAACGGACGCCTCGCGAAAGCGATCCCGCTGAGCGCGGGCGGCTTCAGCGGCTTCGACGTCACCTTCCCGATGCCGCCGCGCAGCGATGCGAAAATCCGCGCGTATGGCAATGGCGCCGATTTCGTCGAGGCGTCGATCGACACGACCGGCAACAGCGAGGGCGGGTTGAATACGTACAACAACACGCCGATGTACGCGCCGCCCGGATATCCCGCCTATCCCGGCGCACCGTACGGACGCCCGAATCCGTATGCCTATGGCTCGAATCCCTATGCCTACGGCGCGAATCCGTACGCGCCGAATCCGTACCCCAACGGCTACGGCCCGCCGCCTCCATACGGAGCGCCGCCGGGATACGGATATCCGCCGCAGCCCGCGCCGAAGACGCCGTGGTGGAGCAAGATTCTGCATTGAAGGACTGGCTTGCGCCGCAGCTAACTTGCCGCCCCCAGCGGCGCTACTGTAGTATGGATTACTTAATTTATGCTTCGAGAGTGCCCCTAATATGCTTATCCAAGCGACGCAACTGCGCGCCGGAATGATCGTCGAGTACAACAAGGATCTGTATCGCGTGATGATGATCACGCACATCACGCCGGGCAACTGGCGCGGGATGGTGCAGACCAAGTTGCGCAATATCAAGTCCGGCTCGCAAACTGAAAATCGGTTCCGCTCGGAAGATCGCGTCGAGCGCGTCATCCTGAATCAGCACAAGATGCAGTTCCTCTATCAGGACGGCGACGATTTTCATTTCATGAACACCGAGAACTACGAGCAGATCACGATTCCGAAGGAACTGATCGAAGACGTCGTCGGTTTTCTCACGCCGAACCTCGAAGTCGAAGTCGAGTTCTATGAAACGACGCCGCTCAACGTGACGCTGCCGAAAACCGTCGCGCTGAAAGTCGTGCAGGCGGACCCCGGAATGAAAACCGCGGCGGTGAACAATACGCTCAAGGCGGCGACGCTCGAAACCGGGATGGTGATCCAGGTGCCGCATTTCGTGGCCGAAGGCGACACCATCACGATCAACACCGAGACGCACGAGTATCTGTCGCGCTCGAAGTAACGGTTCGATCGCGGAACCGCGCGACGATTAGCCAGGCGGCCGGACCCGCGCACAAAAATGAGAAGCGTCGAACGTGCGCATCAGATGCGCCGCAGTCCCGCGCGTCCGCGCGATCGCGCCGCGCCGCATCCGCTGCGGTTCGGACCGAATCTATACATCGCGCATACGCAGCCGGGATTCGAAACGATCGCGGCTGACGAGATCGAATCGCGAATCCGCGGCGCTCGCGAAATCACGCGGCGCGCAGTGCCCGATCGCGCCGGCATGTCGATCTTCTTTGCGCCCGCGCCGCAACCGATCGCGAGCCTTCGCACCGCGGAGGATATTTTTGCGCTCGCGGGCTATCGCGCCGGACTCGCGCCGGAGACCAGTTCGCTCGAAAAAATTCGCGGCGCGGCGCGCGACGCTCCCTTCGTCGAGGCCGGCGTGCAGTGGCGCGTCCATTTTTCACCCGGCAGCCGCGCGGGCCGGAGACTCAGATTTCGCGTCGTCGCGCGCATGGCGGGTGAGCATGAATTTCGCCGCGTCGATTTTCAGCGCGTGGTCGAGCGCGGAATCCTCGAGCGGCGCGATCACACGTGGCGTCTCGACGAAGCCGACGCCGACGTCGAGTTCTGGGCGACGATGATCGACACAGAATTTTTCATCACGGTGCGGCTCAGCGACGACCGGATGCGCCATCGCGACTACAAAACGGCGCATCGGCCCGCGTCGCTGCGTCCTGCGACGGCCGCCGCGCTCGCATGGCTCTCGTCGCCGCAGGATGACGACGTGGTGCTCGATCCATTCTGCGGCGCGGGCACGATTCTGATCGAGCGCGCGCATCTGGGGCGCTATTCGATGCTGCTCGGCAGCGACCGCGATCGCGAAGCACTCGCCGCGGCCGAGGCGAATGTCGGCAATCGCTACCAGCCGATCAAACTCGAAAATTGGGACGCCGCCGCGATACCGCTCGAGGCGGGCAGTGTGGATGCGATCGTCACCAACCTGCCGTGGGGCATCAGGTACGGCACGCACGGCGAGAATCGCAAGCTGTATCCGCGATGGTTCGCGGAGTTCGGCCGGGTGCTGAAAAGCGGCGGCCGGATGGTGCTGCTAACCGCCGAATGGCGGCTGATGCGCGATCTCGAGCGTGCTCGAAAAATCGCACCGGAAAAAACGTATCGCGTTTCGATCCTCGGCACGCCCGCGGCGATCTACGTTTGCAAGAAAATCTGATCCTTCCGCTCGAGCTTCGAATTGCTCGATCAGATTGCTCGTCAGATAGTGCGGCCCACCGCTTCGGCGAGCGGCTTGAGCGCCTTCATCAAATTGGCGAATCGCGCGGGCTTCAATTGTTGCGGACCGTCGGACAGCGCGCTCTCCGGCTTCGGATGCACTTCGATCAGCAAGCCGTCCGCGCCCGCCGCGATCGCCGCCAGCGCCATCGGCGCGACCAGCGAGTAAATGCCGGTGCCGTGACTCGGATCGACGACGACCGGCAGATGCGACCATTCCTTCAGCAGC is a genomic window containing:
- a CDS encoding amidohydrolase is translated as MAAIAGKADLMLHEGVVVGHPESDSVAISGGQILALGNFADLKSMVGPRTHLIKLAGRAVAPGFIDSHLHFLEAAAAATGLSVQRCRSVGDLLADLRVAAGKTPPGNWLRAFGCDEALMYERRGPTRAELDQALPKNPLRLRHQTLHATWLNSRAINLLGLEAPNFAPPEGAQLFRDGAGKLTGLVVGMETWVTQHLPLVTRSELESRARVMSRELSAAGVTTFTDATTRNGSAEFELFAKLVQANAITQRVGVMAGAQHLDSIDHCAKVAHAAGIALAGVKFMPGYPYDRAGLSRPVRLALTRGLDCAFHVTEVEELEETLAALELARPQIPGDRAMPNLRIEHGGMIPPDYVDRLAALDAWVVTNPGFIHFRGPKYAEEPGLIPYLYRARSLKDAGIKLAGATDAPVTPARPFAAIAAAISRTTVDGAEMGVAEALAPIDAFALFTTEAARLAGLDTGAIEPDYLADLIVLPRDPLALPPADLMNISVDITIVAGKVVYERGRPAVASSDSADLHSG
- a CDS encoding folate-binding protein YgfZ; the encoded protein is MESKDSANGAASGLEADYAAVVGGAGVRIFGERKIVRVIGDDRVTFFHGMCSADVKGAAPGAILPALILTEHAHVIADLFIWVTDDALLLDIEAEAWSRARAHLERLLVADDVEFEDELELSIIDVEGPKAAAAVQLVAGEALSLEKIWSHNGKTSAKTSETIEMIVGRMPRYGAPAFSVIVPSATAASIVASMIDQMPAVRLIDATVTEIIRVENGIARIGVDTTDKTIALEARLNRAISFNKGCYVGQETIERATARGALKKRLRGLGLESIAERGAVVSLQGKEVGRLSSVAWSPRFGAIALAILHHSAWTPGTRVSIADSGGATVSDLPFA
- the efp gene encoding elongation factor P, whose product is MLIQATQLRAGMIVEYNKDLYRVMMITHITPGNWRGMVQTKLRNIKSGSQTENRFRSEDRVERVILNQHKMQFLYQDGDDFHFMNTENYEQITIPKELIEDVVGFLTPNLEVEVEFYETTPLNVTLPKTVALKVVQADPGMKTAAVNNTLKAATLETGMVIQVPHFVAEGDTITINTETHEYLSRSK
- a CDS encoding methyltransferase domain-containing protein; translation: MRSVERAHQMRRSPARPRDRAAPHPLRFGPNLYIAHTQPGFETIAADEIESRIRGAREITRRAVPDRAGMSIFFAPAPQPIASLRTAEDIFALAGYRAGLAPETSSLEKIRGAARDAPFVEAGVQWRVHFSPGSRAGRRLRFRVVARMAGEHEFRRVDFQRVVERGILERRDHTWRLDEADADVEFWATMIDTEFFITVRLSDDRMRHRDYKTAHRPASLRPATAAALAWLSSPQDDDVVLDPFCGAGTILIERAHLGRYSMLLGSDRDREALAAAEANVGNRYQPIKLENWDAAAIPLEAGSVDAIVTNLPWGIRYGTHGENRKLYPRWFAEFGRVLKSGGRMVLLTAEWRLMRDLERARKIAPEKTYRVSILGTPAAIYVCKKI